Proteins co-encoded in one uncultured Draconibacterium sp. genomic window:
- a CDS encoding cupin domain-containing protein — protein MKRTLIILSLLAILLSCINLESDTDELKVETLLQTTQSWDGSELPSYPEGKPEISILKVSIPPHSELDLHKHEVINAGILLAGNLTVITENSDTLKMETGDVLSEVVGTWHYGVNEGEEVAEIVVFYAGTAGAPLSIHAEKSE, from the coding sequence ATGAAAAGAACACTAATCATTCTCTCTTTGTTGGCGATTCTTCTTTCCTGTATTAATTTGGAATCTGATACCGATGAGCTGAAAGTGGAAACTTTGTTGCAAACAACACAAAGCTGGGATGGAAGCGAACTTCCATCATATCCGGAAGGAAAACCTGAGATATCAATTCTAAAAGTAAGTATTCCTCCTCATTCTGAATTGGATTTACACAAACACGAAGTAATAAATGCCGGAATTCTGCTTGCCGGAAACCTGACCGTGATAACAGAAAACAGCGATACCTTAAAAATGGAAACAGGCGATGTTCTGTCAGAAGTGGTTGGAACCTGGCATTATGGTGTGAATGAAGGCGAAGAAGTTGCTGAAATCGTTGTATTTTATGCAGGTACCGCTGGAGCTCCTTTGTCCATTCATGCCGAAAAATCGGAATAA